The proteins below are encoded in one region of Borrelia duttonii Ly:
- a CDS encoding HAD family hydrolase, translated as MKIKACIFDMDGTLINSIMDIASSMNLALKKLGYREIKTEEFNTLVGRGYSKLIENTLKHLNIDLNDKHLNDNLYQEFVKAYNQNLYFHTKTYDGIPELLKKLNSLKIPIGILSNKNHEELLIITKDIFKDIKFFEVRGYSSKFEAKPDPENALDMIIELNLMPQEIAYIGDSDVDMLTAQNAGFLPIGVSWGFRTIQELKENGAKYILNNPFELLDILK; from the coding sequence ATGAAAATCAAAGCTTGCATTTTTGACATGGATGGAACTTTAATAAACAGCATTATGGATATTGCATCATCAATGAACCTTGCTTTAAAAAAATTAGGATATAGAGAAATTAAAACAGAAGAATTTAATACCCTAGTTGGAAGAGGATATTCCAAATTAATAGAAAACACCCTAAAACATCTAAATATAGATCTAAATGACAAGCACCTTAATGACAATCTTTATCAAGAATTTGTAAAAGCATACAATCAAAATTTATATTTTCACACAAAAACATATGATGGAATACCAGAACTTTTGAAAAAACTAAACTCACTTAAAATCCCTATTGGAATTTTAAGTAATAAAAACCATGAAGAATTACTAATAATCACAAAAGACATATTTAAAGATATCAAATTTTTTGAAGTCAGAGGTTACTCATCAAAATTCGAAGCAAAACCAGATCCTGAAAATGCCCTTGATATGATTATAGAACTCAATCTTATGCCACAAGAAATAGCATATATTGGTGATAGTGACGTTGATATGTTAACTGCTCAAAATGCTGGTTTTTTGCCCATAGGAGTCTCATGGGGATTTAGAACAATACAAGAATTAAAAGAAAACGGAGCAAAATACATATTAAATAATCCATTTGAACTCCTAGACATACTCAAATGA
- a CDS encoding ABC transporter ATP-binding protein, with translation MMQNILVLDKVTKRYGDFVANDNVCINFKKGEIHAILGENGAGKTTLMKIIYGIHRPDGGQIFLRGRELKLKDSSESIRSGIGMVFQHFMLIPKFTAVQNIILGYEDSKFGFVNYDRVKKKIIQLSEKHGLKIDIDKPVEDLSIGMRQKIEILKVLYRNADIIIFDEPTAVLTPNEINEFMNVLKILAIEGYTVILITHKIKEIKSVAQRCTVMSLGRVVGTFDVATTSEVVFTKLMIGKNTFLDMSRRQSINYTNVLEIKNLKVKDERGVLRVKNISFDLREGEIFGIAGVEGSGQEELIDAIIGIRSIFSGDIIKKVDDKFESIKGLTVKQIIDKKIGHIPSDRQKHGLILDFNILQNIAIKSFDDVKYLKMKGNDIESGKIKFKFLNTLKKQFVNFNFSVLKKISEQLVITFDIRPRDILRKVKNLSGGNQQKVIIAREINLKPEILLAVQPTRGLDIGAIENIYEKIIEQRNAGMTVLLVSLELDELIRVCDRIAVMYDGKIIGVLEDNFDANIISKMMMGTG, from the coding sequence TTGATGCAAAATATATTGGTTTTAGATAAAGTTACTAAACGGTATGGCGACTTTGTTGCTAATGATAATGTTTGTATCAATTTTAAAAAGGGAGAGATACATGCAATTCTTGGTGAGAATGGTGCTGGCAAGACCACTTTAATGAAAATTATTTATGGAATTCACAGACCTGATGGCGGACAAATTTTTTTAAGAGGGCGTGAACTTAAATTGAAAGATTCAAGTGAGTCTATTCGTAGTGGTATTGGTATGGTGTTTCAACATTTTATGCTAATTCCTAAATTTACCGCAGTTCAAAATATTATTTTAGGATATGAAGATTCAAAATTTGGGTTTGTTAATTATGATCGTGTAAAAAAAAAAATAATTCAACTTTCTGAAAAACATGGTTTAAAAATAGATATTGATAAGCCTGTTGAAGATTTAAGCATTGGAATGAGACAAAAAATAGAAATACTCAAAGTTCTCTATAGAAATGCAGATATTATTATTTTTGACGAACCTACGGCAGTACTGACTCCTAATGAAATAAATGAATTTATGAATGTGTTAAAGATATTGGCTATTGAAGGATATACTGTAATACTTATTACACATAAAATAAAGGAAATAAAATCTGTGGCACAAAGATGTACAGTTATGAGTCTTGGGAGAGTTGTTGGAACTTTTGATGTTGCTACTACTAGTGAGGTAGTATTTACTAAATTGATGATAGGTAAAAATACCTTTCTTGATATGTCTAGGAGACAGAGTATTAATTATACAAATGTTCTTGAAATTAAAAATTTAAAAGTTAAAGATGAGCGAGGTGTTTTAAGAGTTAAAAATATTAGTTTTGACCTTAGAGAGGGTGAGATTTTTGGGATAGCTGGGGTTGAAGGAAGTGGTCAAGAAGAGTTGATTGATGCTATTATTGGCATTAGATCTATTTTTAGTGGAGATATCATTAAGAAAGTTGATGATAAATTTGAATCAATAAAAGGTCTTACTGTTAAACAAATAATAGATAAAAAAATAGGTCATATTCCATCTGATAGGCAAAAACACGGACTTATTTTAGATTTTAATATTTTACAAAATATTGCTATTAAGAGTTTTGATGATGTTAAGTATTTAAAAATGAAAGGTAATGATATAGAAAGTGGTAAAATAAAGTTTAAATTTTTAAATACTCTAAAGAAGCAATTTGTTAATTTTAATTTTTCTGTTCTTAAGAAAATAAGTGAACAACTTGTGATTACATTTGATATTAGGCCAAGAGATATCTTGCGTAAAGTTAAAAATCTATCTGGAGGTAATCAACAAAAAGTAATTATTGCACGTGAGATTAATTTGAAACCCGAGATTCTATTAGCAGTGCAACCGACAAGAGGACTTGATATAGGTGCGATTGAAAATATTTATGAAAAAATTATTGAACAAAGGAATGCAGGAATGACTGTTCTTCTTGTATCTCTTGAACTTGATGAACTTATTCGTGTTTGTGATAGAATAGCTGTAATGTATGATGGTAAAATTATAGGTGTTTTGGAAGATAATTTTGATGCAAATATTATTAGTAAAATGATGATGGGTACAGGTTAA
- a CDS encoding ABC transporter permease, which produces MIDNSRFREVIITFISSPMFINFFSFFLGILIVGLVVLVLGYSPLKMYFIMIEVIFLSPKHLGYIISYATPLIFTGLSIGIALKVGLFNIGVEGQFMLGSIAALIGGIFFEFFPLLHVIVVLFFASLVSGILGVLIGYLKIKFNINEVITGIMFNWILFHINNLIIDLPVIKKGDSDLSKPIRESAFIDFFGSWKLSSEGLAYRGEHPFINDLLKAPLNFGIIIGIVFAILMWVLLNRTMLGFKISSIGCNILASYRVGIDIKKVLMFVMFLAGALSGLAGAIQVMGVNKGIFKLSYMEGTGFNGIAVALIGNNSPIGIIFSSILFSILIYGSSRVQSLMGLSSSIVSLMIGIVVIVISASHFLRKIFLEAIKGVKRTNISN; this is translated from the coding sequence ATGATTGATAATTCTAGATTTAGAGAAGTCATTATAACATTTATAAGTTCTCCAATGTTTATTAATTTTTTTTCATTTTTTTTAGGAATTTTAATTGTTGGTTTAGTAGTATTAGTTCTTGGATATTCTCCTTTGAAAATGTATTTTATAATGATAGAGGTTATTTTTTTGTCTCCCAAACATTTAGGATATATTATAAGTTATGCTACGCCTTTGATTTTTACAGGGCTTTCAATTGGCATTGCATTAAAAGTTGGACTTTTTAATATTGGTGTTGAGGGTCAATTTATGCTTGGTTCAATTGCAGCTTTAATAGGTGGAATTTTTTTTGAGTTTTTTCCTTTATTACATGTGATTGTTGTTTTATTTTTTGCATCCTTAGTATCGGGAATTTTGGGTGTTTTAATTGGGTATTTGAAAATCAAGTTTAATATAAATGAAGTGATTACAGGAATAATGTTTAATTGGATTTTATTTCATATAAATAATCTAATTATAGATTTACCCGTTATTAAAAAAGGTGATAGTGATTTATCCAAGCCAATTCGAGAAAGCGCTTTTATTGATTTTTTTGGTTCTTGGAAACTTTCATCTGAAGGACTTGCTTATAGAGGAGAACATCCATTTATTAATGATTTGTTAAAAGCACCTCTTAATTTTGGAATAATTATTGGCATTGTTTTTGCTATTTTAATGTGGGTTTTATTGAATAGAACGATGCTTGGATTTAAAATAAGTTCTATAGGATGTAATATTTTGGCGTCTTATCGTGTGGGAATTGATATTAAGAAGGTTTTGATGTTTGTTATGTTTCTTGCAGGTGCTCTTTCTGGTCTTGCAGGTGCTATACAAGTTATGGGTGTAAATAAGGGAATATTTAAACTTTCTTATATGGAGGGAACTGGTTTTAATGGTATAGCCGTTGCTTTAATAGGTAATAATTCTCCAATAGGAATAATCTTTTCAAGTATTTTATTCTCAATTTTAATTTATGGTAGTAGCAGAGTTCAAAGTTTAATGGGTCTTTCTTCTTCAATTGTATCTTTAATGATAGGGATAGTGGTGATTGTGATTTCTGCTAGTCATTTTTTAAGAAAGATATTTTTGGAGGCAATTAAAGGTGTTAAACGCACTAATATTTCTAATTAG
- a CDS encoding ABC transporter permease yields the protein MLNALIFLISETLVNSQTLILAGLGGLISEKSGVVNVGIEGTMALGAFVGATIAYCYGSPLFAIFAGGLSGLLLSLLHAIFTIFLKSDQVITGMAINFLGPSIAMLFGTLIFGSSSTPPIDVKLPILFDGVLDKNSIIFQIFGKRYSLYIAIMCVIVFYIMFKYTKIGLRIKASGEAPEVLKSLGVNVVMIRFFCVLFSGLFAGVAGAVLSTVIASSYMQGIVGGQGFIAIVMVIFGNWQPFGILMGSFLFSFIRTLVVMTSQISFFSVVIPLKILIILPYIVVILSLVFFANNNYAPQALGLPCRED from the coding sequence GTGTTAAACGCACTAATATTTCTAATTAGTGAAACTCTTGTGAATTCTCAGACTTTGATTTTGGCTGGGCTTGGTGGACTTATAAGTGAGAAAAGCGGAGTAGTTAATGTTGGCATTGAGGGTACGATGGCCCTTGGTGCATTTGTTGGTGCTACAATTGCATATTGTTATGGTAGTCCTTTATTTGCAATTTTTGCTGGAGGTTTATCAGGTCTCCTTCTTTCACTTTTACATGCTATTTTCACTATTTTTCTTAAATCAGATCAGGTAATAACTGGAATGGCTATTAACTTTTTAGGGCCGTCTATTGCTATGTTATTTGGGACTTTGATTTTTGGTTCTTCATCAACCCCTCCAATAGATGTTAAGTTACCCATACTTTTTGATGGGGTTTTGGATAAGAATTCTATTATATTTCAAATTTTTGGAAAAAGATATTCACTATATATTGCAATAATGTGTGTCATTGTTTTTTATATAATGTTTAAATATACTAAGATTGGACTTAGAATTAAGGCTAGTGGTGAGGCTCCAGAGGTTTTAAAATCTCTTGGAGTTAATGTTGTTATGATTAGATTTTTTTGTGTTTTATTTAGTGGTTTATTTGCAGGGGTTGCTGGGGCAGTTCTATCGACTGTCATTGCTTCAAGTTATATGCAGGGAATTGTTGGTGGGCAAGGTTTTATTGCTATTGTTATGGTGATTTTTGGAAATTGGCAACCTTTTGGAATTTTAATGGGTAGTTTTTTATTTTCTTTTATAAGGACTCTAGTTGTTATGACATCTCAAATTTCTTTTTTTTCTGTAGTTATTCCTCTTAAAATATTAATTATTTTACCGTATATTGTTGTAATTTTAAGTCTTGTGTTTTTTGCAAACAATAATTATGCTCCTCAAGCTCTGGGTTTACCTTGTCGAGAAGATTGA
- a CDS encoding methyl-accepting chemotaxis protein: protein MLKVKYKFVGYLFLCLLLVILFFSLIFKFILGNYLERYYKQLTRAQVRRAAFSVQSLLDTFYIIIDGASSNLALETMDEYSVVKNGGRMFSEMEIDRFRENSKIVLDTVKFDKKYRSRLYNILWDLKLDTFYEDFAFLDFEGNIIVTTRYENNSDFAQSESHTEYFKRAVEGYNKDKLDFVGWYTSLNEGIAGEVAVRSYYKDKKASAIVVPVHSAEDKVFLGYLVGYLLDDCIREQLDRSRFGFYNRGNLAYFDSQNYLVNPLIEYDEGFKVSDSFISLLKSTLTHPPRKAEVATETSVYEIQRAFLPEMGLYNYYAILPISSELGTNSGVLLARIPYEDIYGVVNSLAFKFIACSILGLIILIIILSVRIESIIVFRLNVFINLVKRMLKGNLDKTCIIADDGYYDELSLLGVQIIKMKNAIADAVTSVLKNIDYVNKASIEVANSSQGLSSSALQQASTLEEMSANIEQISDGVKMSADSSQETERIALVTNQNAHVGGEAVEESVVAMQSIVEKVSVIEEIARKTNLLALNAAIEAARAGEEGKGFAVVASEIRKLADLSKESALEIGELVEENSRLATEAGMIFRDMLPDIEKTTDLVKKISEGSYKQNEQIMQFKVALDQVGEVVQASASSSEELSSMADRMLEKAKELREVISFFKTDDSGKFEVDDDLMNENFAPINVKTSSVIGNKANGVRDDLSMNYKSINKRVDPKKAIDVVDKDLDFDDDFSDF from the coding sequence ATGTTAAAAGTTAAGTACAAATTTGTTGGATATTTATTCTTATGCTTGTTGTTGGTAATATTGTTTTTTTCTTTGATTTTTAAGTTTATTTTGGGTAATTATTTAGAACGTTATTATAAGCAATTAACAAGAGCTCAAGTAAGACGAGCTGCTTTTTCTGTACAATCTTTATTAGATACATTTTATATTATAATTGATGGTGCTAGTTCTAATTTGGCTCTTGAGACTATGGATGAATATTCAGTAGTTAAGAATGGTGGACGTATGTTTTCAGAGATGGAAATAGATAGGTTTAGAGAAAATTCTAAAATAGTTCTTGATACTGTAAAGTTTGATAAAAAATATCGTAGTCGTTTGTACAATATATTGTGGGATTTAAAACTTGATACTTTTTATGAAGATTTTGCATTTCTTGATTTCGAAGGTAATATAATTGTCACTACAAGATATGAGAATAATTCAGATTTTGCGCAATCTGAGTCACATACAGAGTATTTTAAAAGAGCTGTTGAAGGTTATAATAAAGATAAATTAGATTTTGTTGGTTGGTATACTTCTCTTAATGAGGGTATAGCAGGAGAAGTTGCTGTTAGGTCTTACTATAAGGATAAAAAGGCTTCTGCTATAGTTGTTCCTGTACATTCGGCAGAAGATAAGGTGTTTCTTGGCTATTTAGTAGGTTATTTACTTGATGATTGTATAAGAGAGCAATTAGATAGATCTAGGTTTGGATTTTATAATAGAGGAAATTTAGCTTATTTTGATTCACAAAATTATCTTGTGAATCCTCTAATAGAGTATGATGAGGGTTTTAAAGTCAGTGATTCTTTTATTAGTCTTTTAAAGAGTACGTTAACTCATCCTCCTAGAAAAGCCGAAGTTGCGACTGAAACATCAGTTTATGAAATTCAAAGAGCTTTTTTGCCAGAGATGGGATTGTATAATTATTATGCTATTTTACCTATTAGCAGTGAACTTGGAACTAATAGTGGGGTTCTTCTTGCTAGAATTCCTTATGAAGATATTTACGGTGTTGTTAACAGTTTGGCCTTTAAATTTATTGCGTGTTCTATTTTAGGACTTATTATATTGATTATCATTCTTTCGGTAAGAATAGAGTCAATTATTGTTTTTAGATTAAATGTGTTTATTAATTTAGTAAAAAGAATGCTTAAAGGAAATTTAGATAAAACTTGTATTATTGCTGATGATGGATATTATGATGAACTTAGTTTGCTGGGTGTGCAAATAATCAAAATGAAAAATGCCATTGCGGATGCTGTTACAAGTGTTCTTAAAAATATTGATTATGTTAATAAGGCAAGTATTGAAGTTGCAAATTCAAGTCAAGGTTTAAGTTCTAGTGCATTGCAACAGGCTTCAACACTTGAAGAGATGTCAGCTAATATAGAACAAATATCAGATGGGGTTAAGATGAGCGCTGATAGTTCCCAGGAGACAGAAAGAATAGCTTTAGTTACTAATCAAAATGCCCACGTAGGTGGTGAGGCTGTTGAAGAATCTGTTGTGGCTATGCAATCTATTGTTGAGAAGGTTAGTGTTATTGAAGAGATAGCTAGAAAGACTAACTTGCTTGCTTTAAATGCAGCAATTGAGGCTGCAAGGGCTGGAGAGGAAGGTAAAGGATTTGCTGTTGTAGCAAGTGAGATTAGAAAGCTTGCTGATCTTAGTAAAGAATCTGCTCTTGAAATTGGTGAATTAGTTGAAGAAAATTCTAGACTAGCAACGGAGGCGGGGATGATATTTCGAGATATGTTGCCTGATATAGAAAAGACTACTGATCTTGTGAAGAAAATTTCTGAAGGCAGTTATAAACAGAATGAACAAATTATGCAGTTTAAGGTGGCTCTTGATCAGGTTGGTGAGGTAGTACAAGCTTCTGCATCAAGCAGTGAGGAGCTTTCAAGTATGGCTGATAGGATGCTTGAGAAAGCTAAAGAACTTAGAGAAGTAATATCTTTTTTCAAGACTGATGATTCTGGTAAATTTGAAGTTGATGATGATTTGATGAATGAAAATTTTGCTCCTATAAATGTTAAGACTAGTTCAGTTATAGGCAATAAAGCAAATGGTGTGCGTGATGATTTAAGTATGAATTATAAGTCTATTAATAAAAGGGTAGATCCTAAGAAAGCTATTGATGTTGTTGATAAGGATTTAGATTTTGATGATGATTTTTCAGATTTTTAA
- a CDS encoding methyl-accepting chemotaxis protein, whose product MKLKLRVRILLIVSMLISIFISVLFIGFGMLINSSLVAQQLDLMQNLIGNVKNSLTSYLYSMEERVKVNSMYLDSVERFESIARSKPKRIEAILDQIEILVKTGRGSNLMITDKLGKIIFTTAVKDNSDYGVSVADKEYFIKLQTASYMYNSSVLLADSGSIEEVLMKDISQMKNESGQIPYLLIGVPLRDDVTNDIFGYFMIFYAFDYLYNSFKGIRFGTLNSGRAMVFDETGSFLIHHKWSPGNNFVKSNTYYERVFKNCYEDLIQKNKEISFGRYVDPLDDEYIGFAQRIKCKLSGVSFIVYLRANRGDFYYMSKLTTFILSIGFVITLIVLGFVTIYLVGRLSSALNGILSYSEKLASGDFTITSHSLRWDTEEIHELYDDLGLLRENFSSIAKIINENLDYLYENAIQIANASQNLSSGAVEQASTLEEMTANIEQISQGVTENTYNASTTESIAVNTNEKTKEGYQSVTKAIQAMEIITDKISIIDEITRQTNLLALNASIEAARVGDKGKGFEVVAAEVRKLADQSKESAREIIDIANKSLTIASKAGNNFKQIVPGMEETAGLVKNITRESSNQSNQIVQFKNAIEQVSQLVQTTASSSENLSAMSERMLESVKHLKDSVDYFKIDQ is encoded by the coding sequence ATGAAACTGAAGCTAAGAGTTAGGATATTACTTATTGTTAGTATGCTTATATCAATTTTTATTTCTGTATTATTTATTGGATTTGGAATGTTAATTAATTCAAGTTTGGTAGCGCAACAATTGGATCTTATGCAAAATCTTATTGGCAATGTTAAAAATTCACTAACTAGTTATTTGTATTCAATGGAGGAGCGGGTAAAAGTTAATTCGATGTATTTAGATTCTGTAGAAAGGTTTGAATCTATTGCTAGAAGTAAACCCAAAAGAATAGAGGCTATTTTAGATCAAATTGAGATTTTAGTTAAAACAGGTAGGGGTAGTAACTTAATGATAACCGATAAGTTAGGTAAAATAATATTTACTACTGCTGTTAAAGATAATAGTGATTATGGTGTTTCTGTTGCAGATAAAGAATATTTTATTAAATTGCAAACTGCTAGTTATATGTATAATTCTTCTGTTTTATTGGCGGATTCTGGCTCGATTGAAGAAGTTTTAATGAAAGATATTTCTCAAATGAAAAATGAATCAGGACAAATTCCTTATTTATTGATAGGTGTTCCTTTAAGAGATGATGTTACCAATGATATTTTTGGATATTTTATGATCTTTTATGCTTTTGATTATCTCTATAATTCGTTTAAAGGTATTCGTTTTGGAACATTAAATAGTGGTCGTGCTATGGTATTTGATGAGACAGGTTCGTTTCTTATTCATCATAAGTGGTCTCCTGGTAATAATTTTGTGAAGTCTAATACTTATTATGAGCGTGTATTTAAGAATTGTTATGAAGATTTAATACAAAAAAATAAAGAAATTAGTTTTGGTCGTTATGTTGATCCTCTTGACGACGAGTATATTGGATTTGCTCAAAGGATAAAATGTAAATTGTCTGGTGTTTCATTTATAGTATATTTGAGAGCTAATAGGGGAGATTTTTATTATATGTCTAAGCTTACTACTTTCATTTTGAGTATAGGCTTTGTAATTACTTTAATTGTTCTTGGTTTTGTTACTATTTATCTTGTAGGTAGGCTTAGTTCTGCTTTAAATGGAATTTTAAGTTATTCTGAAAAACTTGCTTCTGGAGATTTTACAATTACAAGTCATTCTTTAAGGTGGGATACTGAAGAAATTCATGAATTATATGATGATTTGGGACTTTTGAGAGAGAATTTTTCGTCTATTGCTAAAATAATTAATGAGAATCTTGATTATCTTTATGAAAATGCAATTCAAATAGCGAATGCAAGTCAGAATTTAAGTTCTGGTGCGGTTGAACAAGCTTCTACATTGGAGGAAATGACAGCAAATATTGAACAAATATCGCAAGGTGTTACTGAGAATACCTATAATGCATCTACTACCGAGAGTATTGCTGTTAATACCAATGAGAAAACTAAGGAAGGATATCAGTCTGTTACTAAAGCCATTCAAGCTATGGAAATTATTACAGATAAAATAAGTATTATTGATGAGATAACAAGACAAACTAATTTACTTGCTTTAAATGCTTCTATTGAAGCCGCTAGAGTTGGAGATAAGGGTAAGGGATTTGAAGTTGTTGCTGCTGAAGTAAGAAAGCTTGCTGATCAAAGTAAGGAGTCTGCTAGAGAAATTATTGATATTGCAAATAAGAGTTTAACTATTGCAAGTAAAGCAGGTAATAACTTTAAGCAAATCGTTCCTGGAATGGAAGAAACTGCTGGGCTTGTTAAAAATATTACTCGTGAAAGTTCTAATCAGAGTAATCAAATTGTACAATTTAAAAATGCAATAGAACAAGTTAGTCAATTGGTTCAAACAACAGCATCAAGTAGTGAAAATCTTTCAGCAATGTCGGAAAGAATGTTAGAGAGTGTTAAACATTTAAAAGATTCTGTTGATTATTTTAAGATTGATCAATAA
- the mnmA gene encoding tRNA 2-thiouridine(34) synthase MnmA: MKIAILLSGGVDSSVALYTMIQKGYKNIKCYYLKIWLEDELSYIGECPWKEDITYVDSVCKKFNVPYEIINLQEEYYNRVVTYAIEELKMGNTPSPDIFCNQRIKFGAFFEKINEKYDLIVTGHYAKIENKNNSYTLKQAKDKIKDQSYFLSHLSKKQISKLHFPLGDLLKSEIRQIAHEIDLPNKNRKDSQGICFLGKIKYNEFIKYHLGELKGNIIEQETGKILGTHNGYWFFTIGQRKGIKLSHGPWFVTEKDIQNNIIYISNSTNYLKQGKEQFLVHKTNWINKPLKNDNLSAKIRHGEKKIKCKIETLKDEIIRVNLEEKDYGISPGQFCIFYKEDECLGGAKILKTLI, from the coding sequence ATGAAAATAGCAATACTTCTATCCGGTGGAGTAGACAGCTCCGTAGCTCTTTATACAATGATACAAAAAGGATATAAGAATATAAAATGTTATTATCTAAAAATTTGGCTTGAGGACGAACTTTCCTATATAGGAGAATGTCCTTGGAAAGAAGATATAACTTACGTAGATTCTGTATGTAAAAAATTCAATGTACCGTATGAAATTATTAATTTACAAGAAGAATACTACAATAGAGTAGTAACTTATGCCATTGAAGAATTAAAAATGGGAAATACACCAAGCCCAGATATATTTTGTAATCAAAGAATTAAATTTGGTGCATTTTTTGAAAAAATAAATGAAAAATATGATTTAATTGTAACAGGCCACTATGCCAAAATAGAAAATAAAAATAATTCCTATACATTAAAACAAGCAAAAGACAAAATAAAAGATCAAAGTTACTTTCTCTCTCATCTCTCTAAAAAACAAATATCCAAATTACATTTTCCATTGGGTGATTTATTAAAAAGTGAAATAAGACAAATAGCACATGAAATAGATCTACCAAATAAAAATAGAAAAGATAGCCAAGGAATTTGTTTCCTTGGAAAAATCAAATATAACGAATTTATAAAATATCATTTAGGAGAACTTAAAGGTAATATAATTGAACAAGAGACTGGAAAAATACTTGGAACACATAATGGATATTGGTTTTTCACAATTGGACAAAGAAAAGGTATTAAACTTAGTCACGGACCATGGTTTGTAACAGAAAAAGATATCCAAAATAATATCATTTATATTTCAAACAGTACAAATTATCTCAAACAAGGTAAAGAACAATTTTTAGTTCACAAAACAAATTGGATCAATAAACCACTAAAAAATGACAACTTAAGCGCCAAAATAAGACATGGAGAAAAAAAAATAAAATGCAAAATAGAAACACTAAAAGATGAAATTATAAGGGTTAACCTAGAAGAAAAAGACTATGGAATTTCACCAGGCCAATTTTGCATCTTTTATAAAGAAGATGAATGCCTTGGTGGAGCCAAAATCCTTAAAACATTAATATAG
- a CDS encoding hydroxymethylglutaryl-CoA synthase: MKVGISDIRVFLPLNCLDFRVLLDNSLYSSDENFFAKFNRAIDATLQKAFRFTGTNEDSVTMASAAVKMIFDNNDLDLNNMRIFLGGTETGVDHSKSISSYVYGALKLAGINLENNFLTFQAQHACAGTALSLHSASSILSHLNGSEYGIVFSSDIAHYNNLTTAEITQGAGAAAVLIEKNPKVLSINLSEFGVYTDDVDDFFRPFGSLEAKVKGRYSIDCYNKANEEALADFAHKKNMSIKDLFSKYRFILHVPFAKMPIDSMHYVLKKYYSEDESERNAYLESIDFYDSVEASKEVGNLYTGSIFLSLMSYLKRVFQKKDISGESILFCSYGSGNIMVIYELTVEENAHCVIKTWDIDKLLSVRHNANFDEYRNFFENKIIPHESQGFYLKEIREDGYRIYGYRA; encoded by the coding sequence ATGAAAGTTGGTATTAGTGATATTAGAGTTTTTTTGCCTTTAAATTGTTTAGATTTTCGTGTTCTTTTAGATAATTCATTGTACAGTTCTGATGAAAATTTTTTTGCTAAATTTAATAGAGCCATTGATGCGACTCTTCAGAAGGCATTTAGGTTCACAGGTACTAATGAAGACAGTGTTACAATGGCAAGTGCTGCTGTTAAAATGATTTTTGATAATAATGATCTTGATTTAAATAATATGAGAATATTTCTGGGTGGAACTGAAACGGGAGTAGATCATTCAAAATCAATATCATCGTATGTTTATGGGGCTTTAAAGTTGGCTGGGATTAATTTAGAGAATAATTTTTTAACTTTTCAAGCTCAGCATGCTTGTGCAGGGACTGCACTTTCTTTGCATAGTGCTTCAAGTATTTTAAGTCATTTAAATGGATCTGAATATGGAATAGTATTTTCTAGTGATATTGCGCATTATAATAATCTTACTACAGCAGAAATTACTCAAGGTGCTGGCGCTGCAGCAGTTTTAATTGAGAAAAATCCAAAAGTTTTATCTATTAATTTGTCTGAGTTTGGAGTTTATACTGATGATGTTGATGATTTCTTTAGGCCATTTGGAAGTCTTGAGGCTAAAGTGAAGGGGCGTTATTCTATTGATTGTTACAATAAGGCAAATGAAGAGGCTTTAGCCGATTTTGCGCATAAGAAAAATATGAGTATTAAAGATTTATTTTCTAAGTATAGATTTATTTTGCATGTTCCTTTTGCAAAAATGCCTATAGATTCTATGCATTATGTTTTAAAGAAATATTATAGCGAAGATGAATCTGAGAGAAATGCTTATTTAGAATCAATAGACTTTTATGATTCTGTTGAAGCTTCTAAGGAAGTTGGGAATTTATATACAGGATCAATATTTTTGTCTTTAATGTCTTATTTAAAGCGAGTATTTCAAAAAAAAGATATTAGTGGAGAGAGTATACTTTTTTGTTCTTATGGGTCTGGAAATATTATGGTTATTTATGAACTTACTGTTGAAGAGAATGCTCATTGTGTGATTAAGACTTGGGATATTGATAAACTACTTTCAGTAAGGCACAATGCAAATTTTGATGAATATCGAAATTTTTTTGAAAATAAAATTATTCCACATGAGTCACAAGGTTTTTATTTGAAAGAAATTAGGGAAGATGGATATCGAATTTATGGGTATCGAGCCTAA